Proteins encoded by one window of Flavobacteriales bacterium TMED191:
- a CDS encoding glutamate--tRNA ligase, translating into MSSEQKNIRVRFAPSPTGPLHLGGVRTALYNFLFARKHNGKFILRIEDTDQKRFVDGAEKYILDSLNWCGLNPDEGPGLGGSFGPYRQSERKEIYSSFIQQLLESKHAYYAFDTPEELDAMRSKXKSSGVQSPTYNSITRESMKNSLTLPSEETNRLISSGEKYVVRIKMPRNQEVKFEDLVRGWVSVNTNHIDDKVIYKSDGMPTYHLANVIDDYCMKITHVIRGEEWLPSAPLHIFLYECFGWLRSAPKFAHLPLILKPDGNGKLSKRDGDRLGFPVFPINWTSQEGEVFPGYREKGFSSDAFVNMLSFLGWNPGTDKEVFSMTELISAFSLNRVGKSGAKYDYTKTKWFNQQHLRLKSDTDLFELLILKDDSILNNFSKEFILKVISLVKDRAVFVSDIFDEASCFFNEKIDFDSLAIEKKWNKQMIPHLNNILDSLVALEEFVAEDIELVFKNYLQSNNLGFGKIMPMLRIAVTGKIAGPSLFIVMELLGSSKVQGRIKYALNTIV; encoded by the coding sequence ATGAGTTCTGAACAAAAAAATATTAGAGTACGTTTTGCACCTAGTCCAACAGGTCCATTGCATTTGGGTGGAGTTCGAACAGCTTTATATAATTTTTTGTTTGCCAGAAAACATAACGGCAAATTTATACTCAGAATAGAAGACACTGATCAAAAAAGATTTGTTGATGGTGCTGAAAAGTATATTCTTGATTCATTAAATTGGTGTGGTTTAAATCCTGATGAGGGTCCAGGTTTAGGTGGAAGTTTTGGTCCTTATCGACAGTCCGAAAGAAAAGAAATATATTCTTCGTTTATTCAGCAGCTTTTGGAGTCCAAGCATGCATATTATGCGTTTGATACACCAGAAGAGCTAGATGCAATGAGATCTAAANTGAAGTCATCGGGTGTTCAGTCGCCAACATATAATAGTATTACAAGAGAAAGCATGAAAAATTCTTTGACTCTCCCCTCTGAAGAAACAAACAGACTAATTTCTTCTGGGGAAAAGTATGTTGTGCGGATAAAGATGCCAAGAAACCAGGAGGTTAAGTTTGAAGATTTGGTTCGTGGCTGGGTAAGTGTAAACACAAACCATATTGACGACAAGGTAATTTATAAATCTGATGGTATGCCAACTTATCATTTAGCAAATGTTATAGATGACTATTGCATGAAAATCACTCACGTTATTAGAGGAGAGGAGTGGCTTCCTTCAGCNCCACTACATATTTTTTTATATGAATGTTTTGGATGGCTGAGATCGGCACCTAAATTTGCGCACCTCCCGTTAATTTTAAAGCCTGATGGAAACGGAAAGTTAAGTAAAAGAGATGGAGATAGATTAGGTTTTCCCGTATTCCCAATTAATTGGACCTCTCAAGAAGGTGAAGTGTTTCCTGGTTATCGTGAAAAGGGCTTTTCAAGTGATGCATTTGTTAATATGTTGTCTTTTTTAGGATGGAATCCAGGAACTGATAAAGAAGTTTTTTCAATGACAGAGTTAATTTCGGCGTTTTCTTTAAATCGAGTAGGTAAGTCAGGTGCAAAATACGACTACACTAAAACGAAGTGGTTTAATCAACAGCATTTAAGGCTTAAATCGGATACAGATTTATTTGAGTTGTTGATATTAAAAGATGATTCTATATTAAATAATTTCTCAAAAGAATTTATATTAAAGGTTATTTCATTGGTTAAAGATCGGGCAGTTTTCGTGTCTGATATTTTTGATGAAGCATCATGTTTTTTCAATGAAAAAATTGATTTTGATTCATTAGCTATTGAAAAAAAATGGAATAAACAGATGATCCCTCATTTAAACAATATTTTAGACTCTTTAGTGGCTCTTGAAGAGTTTGTGGCAGAAGATATAGAGTTAGTTTTTAAAAACTATCTACA